Within Bacillus sp. E(2018), the genomic segment CTACCAAAGCGTTTCTCAGCTAAAAAACTCTTACATACATTCTTTATATCTAATTAATCATTATTCCGGTTTAAGTTTAAGGATTACGGGAAAATTGATAATGAGGTGAAAACAATGTCAGATACTAAAATTATCGAACTAAAAGATGTACTAAATGGGTGGGCTGGTAACCAGATTTCTATTCGTAAAGAAGAAGCAGGAGATCTAGATCAAATCAGAATCTCATTAGATAAGGCAACCTTTGAACAAAGAGACGCACATGATGACTATTTAGGTGATCATATATTGTTTTTACACGGTACAGCTTATGCAGCAGAAGAAGGTTCACAAGTAGAACTACCAACCATTACGTACGAGATTCCGATCGATGGAATCAATGATATACGAACAGACGATAACATCGTTTCATTCGAAACCAATAGAGCACAATATGTAATCAATAAATAAAGAAGAGATCCCGCGGGATCTCTTCTTTATTCTTGTTGCATGTTTTTCGTAACATCTGTTAACGAATCGGCTGATACCGCGATCTGCCCTACCGCATGACTCAGTTCTTCTATCACTTCTGCCATCACTTCTACTTCTTTTTCTAGCTTTCCGCTTCGATCTGTACTCTCATCCATCTTAGAAAGAATAGCTACAAAGAAATCGGATATCTCCGTAGCTTCACTGACACTGTCGTTTATATAATGATGAATGCTTTCAACAGATTGAGTGACAGCTTCTATTCGTTTGTGTGTATTTTTCACAAGTTCAGAAACACCTGAAACAGACGTCTTTGTTTGATCAGCTAATTTTCGAACTTCATGAGCTACAACAGAGAATCCTTTTCCAGCCTCACCAGCTCGAGCAGCTTCTATGGCTGCGTTAAGGGATAGAAGGTTCGTTTGTTCCGCAATCGCTGTAACGATATCCACAACATCGTTGATCTTAACAGTTGCTTGTTCCAAGCTGATTAGTTCAGTTGTAATCTGTTCTGATTGGTCTTTTACTTTTAGGATCATTTGCTGATGATCATCTAGTTTGTTCTTACCAGCTAACGAATTATTGGATACTTGTATAGCTGATTCTGCTGTGCTTTTTGCAAATACCACCACTTCATCAGCCTTTGAAGTTAACTCTTCTAGGGCTGCACTCGTTTCTTCTGAGATACTCGCTAGTTCTTCCACAGAATCTCCTACTGATAATGCAATCTGCCTTTTTTGCTTTTCATGTTCTTCTCTTTGATTGATTTGCTCTAATTCAAAAGCTTCTAAAACAATTTGTTGTTCAAAATTCAAAATCTTCGTCACTGCTTTAACAGCAAGCTGGTACTCATTTTTATTATCAATATGTTTGTCCAAAATAGATAAAAAAGACAGCAGCATATCCTGAAAAGAACTGATATACCATTTCGGCTGCAGTCCGATTTTAAAGTGGATGCGGGCGATCACTTTTCTTTGTTCGATATATGCTGCATCAATAACGCCGTCAAACATTTCTTGTATGTGCTTAATTAGCGTTACTTGAAGTTTATTAATAGAGCTGTGTCTTTGAATAATTTCCATCAAGCCAGGCACATGTTCAATATTTTTATAAAATTGGCTCACGATCTCTTCAATATTCTCAGAAATCAACGGTTTAATCGAGCGGATGATCGCTAAGTCATCCACTGTTAATGAAATCATGTTCAATTGCTTCTGCCATTCACTGTTTGGAGATACTAAGATTTTCACAACTTCTTTGACGCTTCCAGTAGGATCAAGTAATGCTGTCGTAGTCTTCTTTTTTGTTAGTATGCTTAAAATAGATGCCACTTTGATTTCCTTCTTCCTTTATATTCACTAAGATTTCATCCAATATGATGCAATTACATGCGACTATACGCTCATTTTTTAGATTCATATGTTTTATCGACTTCTTAAAGGGAATGTTTTAATAAACAAAAATATTTTCAAAAATGAAAAGAGGAGTGATTCACATGTGGAAAAAGAGATGGGCCGCTGGAACACTGGCAGCAATGTTAACGTTAGGTGGATTAACTGCTTGTGGTGACGGCGTTGATCAAGACAACGGTGTAGACGATGGGGAACAAAATGATGAGATGGATGAAAAAAATAAAGAAGAAAGTTAATAATGAACCTTAAAAAAAATA encodes:
- a CDS encoding globin-coupled sensor protein, producing the protein MASILSILTKKKTTTALLDPTGSVKEVVKILVSPNSEWQKQLNMISLTVDDLAIIRSIKPLISENIEEIVSQFYKNIEHVPGLMEIIQRHSSINKLQVTLIKHIQEMFDGVIDAAYIEQRKVIARIHFKIGLQPKWYISSFQDMLLSFLSILDKHIDNKNEYQLAVKAVTKILNFEQQIVLEAFELEQINQREEHEKQKRQIALSVGDSVEELASISEETSAALEELTSKADEVVVFAKSTAESAIQVSNNSLAGKNKLDDHQQMILKVKDQSEQITTELISLEQATVKINDVVDIVTAIAEQTNLLSLNAAIEAARAGEAGKGFSVVAHEVRKLADQTKTSVSGVSELVKNTHKRIEAVTQSVESIHHYINDSVSEATEISDFFVAILSKMDESTDRSGKLEKEVEVMAEVIEELSHAVGQIAVSADSLTDVTKNMQQE